GCCGTGGGCGGCGTCGTACACGTGGTCATCGAGCCGGACGTGTCGGAGACGACCATGAAGTACGGGCGCGACGGCGCGGGCCAATCCGCGGGGTTTTGCGAGAGGCACGCGGCCGCCTCCTGCGCGTCCGCCGGCGGGGTGAACGCAGCGGCCGCGGCGATCCCTGTGAGCGCGGCGAACGAGGTGAGGATGCCTTTCGAGGGCTGCCGGAACAAAGCCATGGGTAGCTCCGAGGAGGGCGCACGATCGTGCGACCGTTCCACACGCGCCTTCCCGTCGAGGACTCGACGTAGGCGCGCATCGTCCCTCAGGATCTCAGAGCCTTCGCCACACCACAAGCCCCGGAGACGCCCCCGAGGCGCCCCCCCAACACTCTTCGCAGCCCGGATCTTCCCTGCCGCGCGCGTCGCCCATTTGACGTAGGACGTTGCCGCGCCGTGTCAGCGCACGCGCGCCCCCAGAATTCGACCGAGGGCACACGCCGCGTTCGTTTCAGGGCTTGACAGCGAAGAGGAAAGCGTCGTCGCCTGCCGCGGTCACGGGGCCGAGACCAAAATCGACCGTCCCGCCGAAGCTGCCGGTCAGCACCGCGTTGCCCGTCACGGCGTCGAAGACCATCGCCTGCGGCGCCTGCACGAGAGGCCCGCCGTACGAGCGTCCCCAGACGAGGCAGCCGTCCGTCCCGTCGAACCGGCCGAGGAACATGTCGAACCCCTCGACGCTCTTGATCGCGCCGCCGCCGAGATCGATGTCTCCCGTGAAAGCGCCCGCGAGCAGCACGTCGCCGTTCGGCGCGAAGGCCACGCCGTCGGCGCGCTGGAAGGTCCCATCGCCGAACGTCCGCGTGTACGTCTGCGCGCCGGCCGGGGTGAGCACCGAGACGAACGCGTCGTCGACCTCCAGGTTCGTCACGGGCTTGCCGCCGAGATCAAACGTGCCCTGGAACTGCCCCGCCACGGCCACCGCGCCCGTCGGCGAGACCGCGACGGCGTTCGCCGAGGCCTTGCCCGAGCCCGCGCTGAGCTTCGCCCAGATCGGCGCGCCCTGCGGGTCGAGCTTGGCGACGAACGCGTTCGGGTTGCCCTGGGCCGTGAGCGCCCCGTTTCCGAAATCGATCGAGCCCGACGCCTCGCCCGCCAGGTACACGTTGCCCATGCCGTCGACCGCGAGGCCCTTCGCCGACTGATCCGCCTCGTTGCCGTAACGCCGGCTCCACTGGTGTTGCCCGAGCCCGTTGAACTTCGCGACGAACACGTCGAAGGCGTTACCCGTCGCGGTCAGGACGCCGCCGCCGAAGTCGACCTGCTGCTGGAAGTAGCCGGAGATGACGACGTTGCCGAGGGCGTCGACCACGAGCGAGCGCGAATACTGGATGTTCGAATCGCCGA
This DNA window, taken from Polyangium spumosum, encodes the following:
- a CDS encoding SBBP repeat-containing protein yields the protein MRTRRAHASTTKLLGTGTVLASFVCAGALVALASACGDGSGTGGSGAGSGGAGATGGQGGDGLQDFVQSASSSSSSSSSGTGGSMGPVCDPPSPTGGTTAFASAYGDAQVQSGVSVSTDAQGNILLAGAFQGAMNLGGNMLTSGGKEDAFVAKLSPTGQVLWAKRFGDAQNQSATGIAADAQGNVYVTGIFIGTVNFGGSNLTSDTIFFQDVFLVKFAPDGTHVWSQKFGDSNIQYSRSLVVDALGNVVISGYFQQQVDFGGGVLTATGNAFDVFVAKFNGLGQHQWSRRYGNEADQSAKGLAVDGMGNVYLAGEASGSIDFGNGALTAQGNPNAFVAKLDPQGAPIWAKLSAGSGKASANAVAVSPTGAVAVAGQFQGTFDLGGKPVTNLEVDDAFVSVLTPAGAQTYTRTFGDGTFQRADGVAFAPNGDVLLAGAFTGDIDLGGGAIKSVEGFDMFLGRFDGTDGCLVWGRSYGGPLVQAPQAMVFDAVTGNAVLTGSFGGTVDFGLGPVTAAGDDAFLFAVKP